One Thunnus thynnus chromosome 21, fThuThy2.1, whole genome shotgun sequence DNA segment encodes these proteins:
- the lancl2 gene encoding lanC-like protein 2 yields the protein MGDNMSKRLKLISVTEAEMEERSFPNPYPDWDQGLLTSNSGAEVDHNEPFDEEGKVSTAFQKKVQNKIKDLLQQMEEGLKTADPHDFSTYTGWTGIALLYLQLHRVSHEASHLQRALDYVKRTMRILNGRKVTFLCGDAGPLAVGAVVHHKLNNTADSKDCLSRLLQLQRSVLSPDSDMPDELLYGRAGYLYALLYVNKELGADTVDEGTITQVVTAIVESGKNLSVEQKKTDRCPLLYEWHKKQYIGAAHGLAGIFYMLMQPGAKVHADTLSELVRPSIDYVRHKRFRSGNFPSSLSNETDRLVHWCHGAPGVIHMLIMAHKVFKEEKYLKEAAECGEVIWQRGLLRKGYGICHGTAGNGYAFLSLYKLTQEKKYLYRACKFAEWCLDYGTHGCRIPDRPYSLFEGMAGAIHYLSEMATPETSCFPAFEL from the exons ATGGGAGACAACATGTCCAAGCGGCTGAAGCTGATCTCAGTAACAGAGGCAGAGATGGAGGAGCGCTCTTTTCCAAACCCATACCCCGACTGGGACCAAGGACTGCTCACTTCCAACTCAGGAGCAGAAGTAGATCACAATGAGCCATTTGATGAAGAAGGAAAG gTCAGCACGGCCTTTCAGAAGAAGGTCCAGAATAAGATCAAAGATCTCCTCCAGCAGATGGAGGAGGGCCTGAAGACCGCCGACCCCCATGACTTCTCCACGTACACCGGCTGGACAG GCATTGCCTTGCTGTACCTGCAGCTGCACCGTGTGTCCCATGAAGCCTCCCACCTGCAGAGGGCACTGGACTACGTGAAGAGGACCATGAGGATCCTGAACGGCCGCAAAGTGACATTCCTGTGTGGTGACGCGGGGCCGCTGGCAGTGGGTGCAGTGGTCCATCACAAACTGAACAACACCGCTGACAGCAAAGACTGTCTCTCAAG GCTCCTCCAGCTGCAGCGCTCTGTGCTGAGTCCAGACTCTGACATGCCAGATGAGCTGCTGTATGGACGGGCCGGCTATCTGTACGCTCTGCTCTACGTTAACAAAGAGTTGGGAGCTGACACGGTGGACGAGGGCACCATtacacag GTGGTGACAGCTATCGTGGAATCGGGGAAGAATCTGTCAGTggaacagaagaagacagatcGCTGCCCTCTGCTCTATGAATGGCACAAGAAGCAGTACATCGGCGCTGCACACGGCCTGGCTGGCATCTTTTACATGCTCATGCAG ccAGGAGCGAAGGTCCATGCAGACACGCTGTCAGAGTTGGTTCGTCCCAGCATCGACTACGTCCGCCACAAGAGGTTTCGTTCGGGTAACTTCCCATCATCGCTGAGCAACGAGACCGACCGGCTGGTTCACTGGTGCCACGGAGCACCCGGTGTCATCCACATGCTCATCATGGCTCATAAG GTGTTTAAAGAAGAGAAGTACTTGAAGGAGGCTGCAGAATGTGGCGAGGTGATCTGGCAGCGGGGGCTGCTCAGAAAAGGCTACGGTATCTGCCACGGCACCGCTGGCAACGGCTACGCCTTCCTGTCCCTGTACAAGCTTACCCAGGAGAAGAAATACCTGTACCGCGCCTGCAAG TTTGCTGAGTGGTGTTTGGACTATGGGACCCACGGTTGTCGCATCCCAGACAGACCCTACTCTCTTTTTGAAG GTATGGCAGGGGCCATCCACTACCTGTCAGAGATGGCAACACCGGAAACTTCCTGTTTCCCTGCCTTCGAACTTTGA